One genomic region from Motacilla alba alba isolate MOTALB_02 chromosome 5, Motacilla_alba_V1.0_pri, whole genome shotgun sequence encodes:
- the WDR89 gene encoding WD repeat-containing protein 89: MTAVEKVEEQLAGLRIARRCVPSEEPTYLLDIHTSRAAQPGSSRLVAVSCSNGSIGVYDRETLRLLREYRGQGGILAGVRFAHTSDSVLFSACSQGTVRCWDVRSATQEPVQVFSGYPSNVFISFDVSCSDLIVCAGTEKVEKDTFLVFWDARGITDCASATKEPLGVYSESHNDDITKICFHPTEPNLVVSGSTDGLVNVFDINKDNEDDALISTCNSDSSVSSLGWSGEDYKQVYCMTHDEGFCWWDMAQLDTEEPITLLHVLDVRESVCAENHSLHYLVGGLYHEKAGRLFLIGGTSTGDIHLISCSTDGLSLVGTLCGGHSATVRSFCWSPTDESLLTGGEDAQLLLWKPGAVERSLTKKASLKISSSVQKRVRVHNTSLKSRKK; encoded by the coding sequence ATGACGGCCGTGGAGAaggtggaggagcagctggcagggctgcgCATAGCCAGGCGCTGCGTGCCCAGCGAGGAGCCCACCTACCTGCTGGACATCCACacctccagagctgcccagcccgGGAGCAGCCGCTTGGTGGCCGTTTCCTGCTCCAATGGGTCCATCGGGGTGTACGACAGGGAGACGCTGCGCTTGCTGCGGGAGTACCGCGGCCAGGGCGGGATCCTCGCCGGGGTCAGGTTTGCTCACACGAGCGACAGCGTGCTGTTCtcagcctgcagccagggcacgGTGAGGTGCTGGGACGTTCGCTCGGCCACGCAGGAGCCCGTGCAGGTGTTCAGTGGTTATCCTTCCAACGTCTTCATCAGCTTCGACGTCAGCTGCAGCGACCTCATCGTTTGTGCCGGGACGGAGAAAGTTGAAAAGGACACGTTTCTGGTGTTTTGGGATGCAAGAGGCATTACAGACTGCGCCAGCGCCACTAAAGAGCCCTTGGGAGTCTATTCTGAAAGTCACAATGATGACATCaccaaaatctgttttcatccTACTGAACCCAATTTGGTAGTGTCCGGGTCGACCGATGGCTTGGTGAATGTGTTTGACATCAACAAGGATAATGAAGATGATGCTTTGATATCGACTTGCAATTCAGATTCATCGGTGAGTTCTCTTGGCTGGTCTGGGGAAGACTACAAACAGGTCTATTGCATGACACACGATGAGGGGTTCTGCTGGTGGGACATGGCTCAGCTGGACACCGAGGAGCCAATAACCCTGCTGCACGTTCTGGATGTCAGAGAGTCGGTGTGCGCTGAAAACCACAGCCTGCATTACCTGGTGGGTGGCTTGTACCACGAGAAGGCAGGGAGACTCTTCCTGATTGGGGGAACCTCCACAGGAGACATCCACCTgatcagctgcagcactgatggCCTGAGCCTGGTGGGGACCCTGTGTGGGGGACACTCGGCCACCGTCCGCTCCTTCTGCTGGAGCCCCACGGATGAGTCTCTGCTGACGGGTGGAGAGGATGCTCAGCTGTTGCTATGGAAACCCGGGGCTGTGGAAAGGTCCCTCACAAAGAAAGCATCTCTGAAGATCTCTTCTTCCGTGCAGAAGAGAGTGAGAGTCCACAACACCTCCctcaaaagcaggaaaaagtga